Proteins encoded in a region of the Sulfurimonas marina genome:
- a CDS encoding glycosyltransferase family 4 protein, translated as MLKIAIIVSNPCTGDARVIKMAEAAVENNYEVHIFATQGKNTPAVEVKNGVYYHRLEWKIPLLVGDKIYFKVLRYINKKLFSSIIKKLAPFIKYDLFTKVFSDAIIELNPDLVHAHDLICLPLGSKVAKSCNAKLVFDAHELEVHRHPPLPFIQKKFVSYIEKKYASKADAVITVGEHISQVLNQELKRNDIHVLYNSPIIKESQRNIREDLKISKQVPLIIYVGKVTPGRGVEDILNMLPNLVGVKFATIGPCDERVRSKLNMMASKLGISNRFEILPPVHYEEVVNYIKGANIGVIASDLTALSYKLAMPNKLFELTFANIPIIASEFVEIKEFLNDYGNGTTTDFTKLYTNVYNISKFLKNNEDYLLDHDKYQLIEDKYSWNTQKQKLAKIYASLLK; from the coding sequence ATGCTTAAAATAGCAATTATAGTATCAAATCCTTGTACAGGTGATGCAAGAGTAATAAAGATGGCAGAAGCAGCAGTTGAAAATAACTACGAAGTACATATATTTGCAACTCAAGGAAAGAACACTCCTGCAGTAGAAGTAAAAAATGGAGTGTATTATCATAGACTTGAATGGAAAATTCCTTTATTGGTAGGGGATAAAATATATTTTAAAGTATTAAGATATATAAATAAAAAACTTTTTAGTAGTATTATTAAAAAACTAGCTCCATTTATTAAATATGATCTGTTTACAAAAGTATTTTCAGATGCTATTATAGAATTGAACCCTGACTTGGTCCATGCACATGATTTGATATGTTTACCTCTTGGATCTAAAGTGGCTAAAAGTTGTAATGCAAAGTTAGTATTTGATGCACATGAATTAGAAGTACATAGACATCCTCCATTACCATTTATACAAAAAAAATTTGTTTCTTATATCGAGAAAAAATATGCTTCAAAAGCTGATGCAGTTATAACAGTCGGCGAACATATATCACAGGTTTTGAATCAAGAATTGAAAAGAAATGATATACATGTTTTATATAATAGCCCTATTATTAAGGAATCACAACGAAATATTCGTGAAGATTTGAAAATATCAAAGCAAGTTCCTTTAATTATATATGTGGGAAAAGTTACACCAGGGCGAGGCGTCGAAGATATTTTAAACATGTTACCTAATCTGGTTGGTGTTAAATTTGCAACTATTGGACCATGTGACGAGAGAGTAAGAAGTAAATTAAATATGATGGCATCAAAACTAGGGATTTCGAATAGATTCGAAATATTACCTCCTGTACATTATGAAGAAGTAGTGAATTACATAAAAGGTGCTAATATTGGAGTAATTGCTTCAGATTTAACAGCTCTGTCTTATAAGTTAGCAATGCCAAATAAACTTTTTGAATTGACATTTGCAAATATACCGATTATAGCAAGTGAATTTGTTGAAATTAAAGAGTTTTTAAATGATTATGGTAATGGTACTACTACAGATTTTACAAAATTATATACAAATGTTTATAATATTTCGAAATTTTTAAAAAATAATGAAGATTACTTACTTGATCATGATAAATACCAGTTAATTGAAGATAAGTATTCTTGGAATACTCAAAAACAAAAACTTGCAAAAATATATGCTTCGTTATTAAAATAA